The Neoarius graeffei isolate fNeoGra1 chromosome 12, fNeoGra1.pri, whole genome shotgun sequence genome window below encodes:
- the cxxc5a gene encoding CXXC-type zinc finger protein 5 isoform X2 yields the protein MSGGRPEGSRTPEAQEKDKDKDKEQEQHSCREDSPIVERRNRSGIISEPLSKSLKRSRTLSQYTAACPQNTNGLTHNGQAKGKVQPGQHNQQQQQQQHPSSTASALVPAKADRSLEQALEGHNGLLHFAQAAALLKRAGMEHMLLPGGMGAGAGVGGVGTEAGSGDLEGASAGDNVGGHTDFPYGIGGGFPFNPAGLFIMTPAGVFLADSALHMAGLAEYPAHSELASAISAGKKKRKRCGMCAPCRRRINCEQCSSCRNRKTGHQICKFRKCEELKKKPSAALEVMLPTGAAFRWFQ from the coding sequence ATGTCTGGCGGACGGCCGGAGGGCAGCCGGACACCTGAGGCCCAGGAAAAGGACAAAGATAAGGACAAGGAACAGGAGCAGCACAGCTGCAGGGAGGACAGCCCTATCGTTGAGCGCCGCAACCGCAGCGGCATCATTAGCGAGCCCCTCAGCAAAAGTCTGAAAAGGTCTCGCACTCTTTCCCAATACACCGCTGCTTGCCCGCAAAACACCaacggactgacccataatggccaGGCCAAGGGGAAGGTCCAGCCTGGCCAGCACaatcaacaacagcagcagcagcagcatccgTCGTCTACGGCTTCGGCCCTGGTGCCTGCCAAAGCGGACCGGAGTCTGGAACAGGCGCTTGAAGGACACAATGGCCTACTACACTTTGCCCAGGCAGCAGCGCTGCTTAAGCGAGCAGGCATGGAGCACATGTTGCTGCCTGGGGGCATGGGTGCAGGGGCGGGAGTGGGTGGAGTGGGCACTGAAGCAGGGTCAGGTGACCTGGAGGGTGCATCAGCAGGCGACAACGTGGGGGGCCACACGGACTTCCCGTATGGCATAGGTGGTGGCTTTCCCTTCAACCCGGCTGGGCTTTTCATCATGACACCGGCCGGTGTGTTCCTTGCCGACAGTGCCCTGCACATGGCTGGCCTGGCTGAGTATCCAGCGCACAGTGAGCTGGCTTCCGCCATCAGTGCCGGCAAAAAGAAGCGTAAACGCTGTGGTATGTGTGCGCCCTGCCGGCGCAGGATCAACTGTGAGCAATGCAGCAGTTGCCGCAACCGCAAGACGGGTCACCAGATCTGCAAGTTTCGCAAGTGTGAGGAGCTAAAGAAGAAACCATCCGCTGCACTGGAG
- the cxxc5a gene encoding CXXC-type zinc finger protein 5 isoform X1, which yields MSGGRPEGSRTPEAQEKDKDKDKEQEQHSCREDSPIVERRNRSGIISEPLSKSLKRSRTLSQYTAACPQNTNGLTHNGQAKGKVQPGQHNQQQQQQQHPSSTASALVPAKADRSLEQALEGHNGLLHFAQAAALLKRAGMEHMLLPGGMGAGAGVGGVGTEAGSGDLEGASAGDNVGGHTDFPYGIGGGFPFNPAGLFIMTPAGVFLADSALHMAGLAEYPAHSELASAISAGKKKRKRCGMCAPCRRRINCEQCSSCRNRKTGHQICKFRKCEELKKKPSAALEKVMLPTGAAFRWFQ from the coding sequence ATGTCTGGCGGACGGCCGGAGGGCAGCCGGACACCTGAGGCCCAGGAAAAGGACAAAGATAAGGACAAGGAACAGGAGCAGCACAGCTGCAGGGAGGACAGCCCTATCGTTGAGCGCCGCAACCGCAGCGGCATCATTAGCGAGCCCCTCAGCAAAAGTCTGAAAAGGTCTCGCACTCTTTCCCAATACACCGCTGCTTGCCCGCAAAACACCaacggactgacccataatggccaGGCCAAGGGGAAGGTCCAGCCTGGCCAGCACaatcaacaacagcagcagcagcagcatccgTCGTCTACGGCTTCGGCCCTGGTGCCTGCCAAAGCGGACCGGAGTCTGGAACAGGCGCTTGAAGGACACAATGGCCTACTACACTTTGCCCAGGCAGCAGCGCTGCTTAAGCGAGCAGGCATGGAGCACATGTTGCTGCCTGGGGGCATGGGTGCAGGGGCGGGAGTGGGTGGAGTGGGCACTGAAGCAGGGTCAGGTGACCTGGAGGGTGCATCAGCAGGCGACAACGTGGGGGGCCACACGGACTTCCCGTATGGCATAGGTGGTGGCTTTCCCTTCAACCCGGCTGGGCTTTTCATCATGACACCGGCCGGTGTGTTCCTTGCCGACAGTGCCCTGCACATGGCTGGCCTGGCTGAGTATCCAGCGCACAGTGAGCTGGCTTCCGCCATCAGTGCCGGCAAAAAGAAGCGTAAACGCTGTGGTATGTGTGCGCCCTGCCGGCGCAGGATCAACTGTGAGCAATGCAGCAGTTGCCGCAACCGCAAGACGGGTCACCAGATCTGCAAGTTTCGCAAGTGTGAGGAGCTAAAGAAGAAACCATCCGCTGCACTGGAG